ATTAGAAAGGGAAATTACATGACAAAAATATAACACTAATAAAATATTGTGAAATTATGCATCTGGTGGACTGGAGACAAAGGGGAATGTTGGGACTGAGCACAGGGTGGAGGCCAGTCTGAGCCTGGTCAGGAATGATCTGAGGgttttgggggagggaaggaggcaggtcaTGTCTGCTGAGAAGAACTGGTCTGGGGCAGCTTAGGGCAAGGCAGGCCATGGTTCCtgagaaaaaatgataaagagCATGTCCTCAGTGTGCCGGCAACAGCATCTAAGGGTCCACCTTCAGATTGGAGTGGCAGGATGTAAACAAGAGTTTTGATATCAGATTTGCCAAATAAAGAAGGAGTTAGGGAACAGGAGGGAATAGAAAGCAGGGGCGGGGACGATGGGGGTAATTTGGTGGAAAAGTCCAGAAAGGGCAGGCTGGTAGCTGGAGCTTCCCAGCTGGCCTTCAGGGGTTCCCCTTTGCTCAGAGAATAAAGTCCAAATGCTACATGGCATAAAAGGCCCTATGTGACCTGTCTGGTCTTGGAATAGCTCCCTGACCTGGTCTCCTGTTGCTCCCCCAAATGCAGCTCTTAGCCTTTGCAGTTTCCAGAACCCACTGTCCTGTTTTTAGGCCTCCCTCCCGTCTCAGGTGCTCTTCCCTGTGCCTACCAGGCTTTTCCCTCTGGATGTCAGTGCATTAACTGCTCCCCTGCATTCAGGGCCCTACTGGTTTCTCTTTGTGAAGCCTGCTGTCATATCTGGGTTGGACCACAACCCCCTTTCTCTGTCTTTGGTCTTCCCTTAGCCCCAGGTGAGCCCTGGTGGCCTCATTTGCCTGGTATGAgtgtcccctcccagccactgATGGGAAGGGAGTGGTTGAGCTTCCGAAGAGAGATGAACTCCACCTCACActcccctgcccagcctgggcctttgcacatgctagtCCTTCTACCTTCCCTTACATGGCTTCTTGGGAAGATTTCCCTTGGAATTCAGACCCTGTCAAATGATCATTCCTCTGTGTGACTCTCACACTGGCCTCTTACAGCCTTTCGTTCTTgcaaatattcaacaaatatttattgagcacacacTGTTGTGATCCCACTGATGTTTGCTTACTCTCTTGACTATCACTTTTCTGTGTAGATGCCTTGGGCTGTGAATTTTTTGAGATTTGGCACCTTAATTTATTCATCTAGGCATCCCCAGTTCCTCGAAAGGGTTCAGGCACATGGTAAGCCcttaatatatttgtttttaaatgaatatagtttattataaaagaaagtGATTTTCAAGAAATTCCTAACTCCTTAAGGCTAGAAGGCTCATCAAAGGTCACCTCATccatctcctaggatccatccaTTCTAGGCAAGTCATAGTGCAGAATCTGCTTGACCAAGTTCAGTGGAAGGGACTCATGGTACACACGGCCTCTCATTCCACCCAAGGACGGTACTGATCATGAGGAAGTTCTTCTTGCTGTGGAGCTGGTCCTTGCCTCTTGGTAATTCCCTCTACTGGTCCTCGTTCTGCCCCCTGGAATGTCACAGAATGAGTCCTCTCCCTCTTGCAGCTCACAGCCCATTGCATATTTGGCCATTATCACATCTCCTCCCAAGTCTTCTCTTTCCAGATGGGGATAGGCTGCTTACCAGGTGTGTaactctgagcttcactttcctctaagcttcagtttctttgtttgtaaaaatTGGGCTAAAACAGTACCTATCTGTATAGTTGTTGTCAAAATTAAATAAGCTCATATATgtcaagtgcttagaacagtgcttagTGTATATTAAATGCTCAGTAATGATTCCAGTATTGTTTTGTATTGTAATTTTTACATATAGAACTTAAAATTGGACAACTTGTATTTTGAGACAttaaattcaaaaaaagaaaaacaaaatgtgtgaTCACATgcaaaaattatattattaatatgttataagtatataatataaattacattatattatCCACCCCCAATAAAATTGGGAACCCCCTTGAGTAGGGTTCATTGTGAAGCTTAATGGGCAACTTGGtctctatttttaataaatgcttgcttaattaatgaacaaatgaaaaaatgtcaACTAGGCCTTAACAGCCCTGATTACTCACATGTATTGATTTGatgttggttttttgttgttgttgtttttgttggtttttttgaggggggagataattaggtttatttatttatttatagaggaggactgggaattgaacccaggacctcgtgcatgctaagcacatgctctaccactgagctatatcccccacCCCCTCTGGTATTCTTTATTTTAGGGTGAAACTGTCCTCGTTTTCCCAGGAATGAGGGAATGTGggaattttagttttaaaaccaAATCTGAGGGGGTTCTTGGGTGTCAAGACACTTTCAGTGCTAACACCAGAATGAGTTGGTCACCCAATTAATAATTCAGCACTGGATTTGAGAGTTATTGGGTTAGCAGGAAGAAATGCCTACTTCTGGATTCCACAGCCAAGGTCACCATGATAGCAATGCCACAGATTTGGGGATGGTGTTTCCAACTGGGTCTCCGGTAGGTGTTAGACCCTGACTGACACGGCCTGCAGCTTTGCAAAAAAACTCTATTTTACCAGTTTACACTGTAGTGATCAGGCCCTAGGAAATtcaatttcaacttaaaaatgaTGGATGAGTAAATTCAGAATGTCAATTTCAAATGTTCCTGTTACTTTTCTAGGGCAGCCCTTTACCTGCTTAAGATACTCAAGATGGACTGGAAAGTGGTAGAGGTGGGCGTGACTGGAGCAGGGACTGTCTGTTGGGTTTTCACTGACTCAGGGCTGCAGAGTGCCCATTTCCAGGGATTGCTAGAACACTTGTGACTGACTGGTAGAGACCACGGGTAAGGCTTACTACGCTGACTCACCACCTCTGTCAGTAGCTGCGCTCAGCGGGAGCTCCCTGCCCACCCTTGTGCTCATTACCTCTTGGCTTCATTTCAGTACTCTTTCCAAAGTTACAATCCCTAAGTTTCAGATTCGTTTAAACCACTCTATTTTAAGTGCTTCCTGCTACCAGATCTCTGTCTCACGCATGTTTGAGGTTCCCTGGGGCCACATCACACTGGAGTGTTCTAGGAACATTACCTTTAAATGgctcattttctctgatttgtttAGTCAGAAAGCAGTTCCTGTTCTGGGCCTGAGGGTTCTGCTCTCTCCAGCTCTTCCGCAGCAGCCCTGTCTCTCCTCGGGGACAGTTACTTCTGTGGCTGGCAGGCTCTCAGACCACAGGGATTTttcaccaccagcaccacctgcTGCCCTGATTCCCAGAGGCCTCCCTCCCTTTCCACCTGGCCTCCTCGCTGCCCTCTAGTTGACACATTTTGAGGTCTGCTGATGGCCAACAACAGGGAGGGCCTGCTCCGGTGTGGGGTGATGGGTGATCTGGAAAtagccctgggggaggggcctggctctGAAGCTGGCATTGAGGTGTCTGTCTGCGCTTAGACACTCAGCAATCAGAAAAAGGAGGCATCTTTGTAAGTCCAGTTCTCCCTCCCAGGGAGGCCCACTGCGCAGGGTATTCACGCCTTTGGGTGGATGACTGTAGTGCTGTCCACATACAGCTTTTCCTCTGGACTGCCTAGATGTTTCCTCTCCCTGGGGCTCCACACTCTTTAAATGGGTCTTGCTAACGAGGGCCCTGGGTTTGCTTGTGGCCTGGAGGGAGGCCAGCTGGCCATTCACATATAGCAGCCTTACCACATCTGCCAGCTCATGATCCCCCACTCAGCACCAGCCACTCGTGCTGATGCCCCAAGTGATGAAAAGCTGTCAACAGGGGCGGGGCAGGAGCAAGGCAAGGTACACAGAGGTGCAGGgttcagaggcagagctggggaaggGACCCAGTGCACACAGGTTTCCCTGAAGTCCCCTTCCTCCCTACAGGCAGGTGGCTGATACTGACTAGGCTGGCCCTTGCAAGTCAGCCTCCTACAGACCCTGGCATCCGAAAGTGACAGGCTTGTACTTTGACGGCACTGGTGACAGGCTTGTGGCTCCGCTGCCACCCCTCAGGCTGCCCAGGGCCTGGCTTGTGACTGTGTATCCTCTGCCCATCAGTCCTGTAAGTGTCCCCTTTGTTTATGAAGGTCTGGCCTGTATGTTGCTCAGTTTGTCCATGTCCAGAGCTTTATTAAAGATAAATAGGTTCATGGAAAGAAAAGTGTGTCCCCCGTTCAATTGTAAGAAGAGAAAACGAAGTCTTAGTTCACCCAAAGCTCCTAGATACTTTAGCCTCCACAGGGAGTTGCAGGCACTCTGTTGGGCTGGTGCTTCACCTCCACACGCTCTGCCAGCCCCAGTCCTTCTGATCCCCTGGGCTTGACCCTCTGGGTTTGGCCCCAGACATCCTGGCGGCGAAGGTAAGAAGGCAGGCATAGGTCTCCAGCTACCCTGACTTGGGTGATAGGGACACTTGGAAGGTGTACCTGAAGCCCATTGAGGCTGACACCATCTCCTCCCCTGGATTGCAGCAGCCCAATCTGTACAGGCGTTCAAGGTCCCCACACCCCTGCATGATCATTGGCCCATGCAATGGTTAGGAACACTGATGCCAGTCAGTCAGACCAGGGTTTGACTCCAACTCTATTTACTAGCTGGGTGGCTTGATAAATTAACCATTCTTAGCCTCAGCTTCCTCGTTTACAAAATGggttaataataatatctactacttcatagggttgtcatgaggattaaacaaAATCATGTGAGGTACTTAGCACAGTGTCCACGTGCATGTTAATTCCTGTTGCTACAGTCTTCACCTTTGAGGTGTATAAGGGCCTAAGAGGGGCCCTGACAAGTCACCAGTCAAGTGACAACCTGCTTTGCCTTTTTGATTCTGAAGATTTAGGCCACTATGTATTACTTCCTCTCTGCAATCTTGTACCAGAAGTAGAAGACACTGGCCTTTGACTTAACTGGAGATCACCTGAGAACAGAATTATGGTGCCTTAGGTATGGGCTCACTTTTGGCCTTGCCTACAGTCTAGgctttggttttgatctcctgatTTGACTGTCCTAGACTCCAGCTGCCTGACCAGGGCTCTCCAGGATTGGATATCTGGCACTGCCCCCAGTGCAGGAAGATGAAAGGCATGTGGGCTGACTGTATTGCTTGTCTGGGgcttggtggtgggggtggtagCCTCAGGCCTTTTGCCATGATGACCAGCAGGACACTAATGTGGGAAAGTGAAACTGGTGGAATGGTCACCTATATAGGGAAGAGTGGGAGGGGACTGGGACCCAGAGTGTGAGATAGAGAACAAGGTAGCATTTGTGGACCTCTCTGCCCTGGAAAGGAATGTCTCAGGGTCAACCCCACCCATGTTCTCCAATACTAGGCAGGAGAGGGAAAAGCTGGGGGAGGCTGCTTGCTTAGAGTTGAAGGTATTGGAAGTAGAGGAAGACCCTGTCGGAATGATGAAGAACAggcaccccctgcccccagttcTCCAAGCCTTCAAAGAGACCAGTGACTTGATTTATATCCAGTGCTTTATTAAACATAAATAGTCTCGTAAGAGGAGAAGTAAGTATGTCCCCAGGACAAAAGAgactactgtgtgtgtgtttataagaaAGAGGTACGAGGTCCCTGATCTGTACTCTGAGTGGGTGGTTAGTCAGGCAGGACCTGGGACAACCAGTAAGGCAGATGAGGGTCCCTGTTCTGGGGGACTCACTGTTCCTGGGTGCCCCAGGAGATGTAGTCTGGCCGTGTGGCTGCATGGTATTCATCAATGAGCTGCTGCACAATCTCCCTGGATGTGTCCAGCTCGTCAAAGTTCTCCCTGAAGATGTCCTCCTTGCGGAACTGCTCCAGGAAGGCCTCCCGCTTCCGCAGCTTGTCATACTGGCGACAGGTCCGCTCGAAGAGCTTAGGGTGTGCAGAAAGCAGGGGTCACAAAGAACATCAAGGAGCAACATGGCCCAGAGAGCCAGGGAACTGAGGCTGGGCTATCTCCACAGTAAAGAAGCCAGAAGCAGAGGCAGCAGGGATGCATAGAGGTGAGGCACAGCCAGGACAATGATTATGAGAAAACAGATGCAAACTGTGAGGCTCACCGAGGAGATGCTGGTGTGGTTGGCCATCATGAGCCCACTGACCCTATGGGCAGAAGGCAAGTAGGGCGACTTCCTGGACAGGGCCACCTGGATGCTGGCTGGGCCCCAGGGGATGAAGTTGGCCAATTTCCGTTCCCGGATCCTCTGCAGGCTCTTGTGGACCTAGGATGGGCACAGGAGTGGTGGTGGTAGCCTCTCCTCTACCCCTGTGGGCTCCGGGGGTAGAACGGAGGGGCCTCTCCTACCTGGGTGGGGTCCACCTCCCCCTGGATGATGTTGAGGATGGCGATGTAGCAGTGGTTGGTCTGGCGGTCCCGGCCTGTGGACACCATCACGTTCTTGGGCTGCAGTAGCCGCCTCATGACATCCAGGACCGTGGTCTTCCTCACGCTGGCCACCTGAGGGGAGAGTGGCCACAGGGACCAGGCCAGCACTCAGGGCACAGTCCAGAGATGCACGGACAGAGAGGAGCAGCAACACATGTCCCCATCGGACTTGGGGTAGTTTGGGCTCTGTGGGGAGTGTCCTCAGATTCAGGTTCACGCTGAGCCTCTGCTGTGGTATCAGGCATCTCAGCCCTCCTCGCTCGGCAAACTCACACCCTTGTGCGGGAGCCTATGCAGACCCCGTACAGCCCAGGCCCCGCAGGGAGccacaggcagagggaagaggagagcaagGCAGCCAGACAGTCGCCCAGTCTGTGCCAGACCCTGAGCGCAGGGCCTCTGGGGGCCACAAAGGGCGGCTCCAGGTgcagcagggaggagagaaaggctCCTCAGGGCCTGCTGGGCCCGAGGGCTGCTCTTACCGACTGGTCCGTGGTGAGGGGGGTGTAGCCGGTCATGAGGAAGTGGAGCCGTGGTGTGGGAATGAGCGAGGCGATGAGGCCGATGAGGTCATTGTTCATGTAGCCAGGGTAGCGCAGGGTGGTGGTGCTGGCCGACATGATGGTGGACACCTGGGGACAAGGGTGCCGTGTCATGGGTCttgcccaggggtgggggtgcctCCCTTCCCCAGATGATGCTCTGGCAAGGAGGGGTTCCAGTCTAAAGGAATCCAGGAGTTGGGGCTCACTAGCTGGTTGATCTGGGAGAAGGATGGGTTCTGGATGTGCAGGCGGTCTGTAGCGATCCGGTTCAGGGCTGTGTTGTCCAGCACCACCTGGGGGGACAGAAGTGGGTGACAAATTTATggggacagaaggaaaaagagctcTGCCTGAGTCTGTGCTCCAAAGTTTAATTTCCTTGGTGCTTCATGGCCAGAAAGACCCATCCAAAAGGGACTTGCACGGGAGGGTTcaaaaaggacttttaaaaatatgtgaaaatgatgAAATAGACATTGGGTTGGGGCGTGGAGAAAGTTAGACTCCAGGACTCACCACACAGTCTGCGTTCTGAGTCAGCCTCTTGAGTGTGAGCAGTGAGTTGTAGGGCTGGACCACCACATCGCTCATCTCGTCCTGGTTGGGAAACACTGAGTAAGTCTGCACCAGCTTCTTGGGGTACCTAGTG
This is a stretch of genomic DNA from Camelus bactrianus isolate YW-2024 breed Bactrian camel chromosome 16, ASM4877302v1, whole genome shotgun sequence. It encodes these proteins:
- the LOC105080103 gene encoding tubulin gamma-1 chain encodes the protein MPREIITLQLGQCGNQIGFEFWKQLCAEHGISPEGIVEEFATEGTDRKDVFFYQADDEHYIPRAVLLDLEPRVIHSILNSPYAKLYNPENIYLSEHGGGAGNNWASGFSQGEKIHEDIFDIIDREADGSDSLEGFVLCHSIAGGTGSGLGSYLLERLNDRYPKKLVQTYSVFPNQDEMSDVVVQPYNSLLTLKRLTQNADCVVVLDNTALNRIATDRLHIQNPSFSQINQLVSTIMSASTTTLRYPGYMNNDLIGLIASLIPTPRLHFLMTGYTPLTTDQSVASVRKTTVLDVMRRLLQPKNVMVSTGRDRQTNHCYIAILNIIQGEVDPTQVHKSLQRIRERKLANFIPWGPASIQVALSRKSPYLPSAHRVSGLMMANHTSISSLFERTCRQYDKLRKREAFLEQFRKEDIFRENFDELDTSREIVQQLIDEYHAATRPDYISWGTQEQ